From one uncultured Methanoregula sp. genomic stretch:
- a CDS encoding flavodoxin family protein: MNGNERTDPRPVKSLVVVFSYHHKNTEKIANIIANVIDAEVKTPQQVTPEEIAEYDLAGFGSGIYGATFHASLLDLADRLLQVRGKKAFIFSTYGAPASVADRAFVLNNHSQIREKLQAKGYTVTGEFGCAGWNTNSFLKLFGGLNKDRPNAGDLMNAEAFARELKQLTGLEKKDTSKRCSQNLEPDASI, from the coding sequence ATGAACGGAAATGAACGCACAGATCCGCGGCCCGTCAAATCTCTCGTGGTCGTGTTCTCGTATCATCACAAAAATACGGAGAAGATCGCAAATATCATTGCAAACGTGATTGATGCGGAGGTGAAAACACCGCAGCAGGTAACGCCTGAAGAGATCGCGGAGTACGACCTGGCAGGCTTCGGCTCAGGGATCTATGGTGCAACATTCCATGCATCCCTCCTCGACCTTGCCGACAGGCTTTTGCAGGTCAGGGGCAAAAAAGCATTCATCTTCTCAACCTACGGGGCCCCGGCCTCCGTTGCGGACAGGGCATTTGTTCTCAATAACCACTCGCAGATCCGGGAAAAACTCCAGGCGAAAGGGTACACGGTTACCGGTGAGTTCGGGTGTGCAGGGTGGAACACGAACAGTTTTCTGAAACTTTTCGGGGGACTGAATAAGGACCGGCCCAATGCCGGAGACCTGATGAATGCGGAAGCGTTTGCCCGGGAACTGAAACAGCTTACCGGTCTGGAGAAAAAGGACACGTCCAAGAGATGTAGTCAAAATCTGGAACCGGATGCCAGCATCTGA
- a CDS encoding radical SAM protein — translation MKDTSHLYRETFDTAIGETLSQAIRIIAADPALVIPGSVILHHQRKAVIVRKQHEQKGLLVPPVMIVSITSRCNLACAGCYMHGRHEKPASEMNPEVLASVVDQAGDLGVSIIVIAGGEPLVRQDEIFRIAKAHPRILFPLFTNGLLIDEKMAETIAVSRNIVPVISFEGFREETDLRRGSGVYDRLLVACSRLKRRNIFFGCSVTTSRENFDRVTSDAFIRQMIGIGARVFTCVEYVPMEPGTENLVLTIEQKKVLQIVLADFNRKFPALFIGFPGDEDAYGGCLAAGRGFVHVSPSGDLEPCPAAPYSDANLATVPLKEALQSRLLARLREVPEVLTESEGGCALRANRAWVHELVAGE, via the coding sequence ATGAAAGATACCAGCCATTTATACCGTGAAACATTTGATACGGCAATCGGGGAGACCCTCAGCCAGGCAATCCGGATCATTGCTGCAGACCCGGCTCTTGTTATCCCCGGCTCAGTTATCCTGCACCACCAGCGCAAGGCCGTAATAGTCCGGAAGCAGCATGAGCAAAAAGGCCTGCTCGTGCCCCCGGTGATGATCGTGAGCATCACCTCGCGATGCAATCTCGCGTGTGCGGGCTGCTACATGCACGGGCGCCATGAGAAGCCAGCGTCCGAGATGAACCCGGAGGTGCTGGCCTCGGTTGTCGATCAGGCCGGAGACCTTGGCGTCTCGATCATTGTCATCGCGGGCGGAGAACCGCTTGTCCGGCAGGATGAGATCTTCCGGATAGCAAAAGCCCATCCCAGGATTCTCTTCCCGCTCTTCACGAACGGTCTCCTCATCGATGAGAAGATGGCGGAAACGATTGCAGTTTCCCGGAATATCGTGCCGGTCATCAGTTTCGAGGGTTTCCGCGAGGAGACCGATCTGCGGCGGGGCAGCGGGGTCTATGACCGGCTGCTGGTAGCCTGTTCCCGGTTGAAACGCCGGAACATCTTCTTCGGCTGCTCGGTCACCACATCGCGGGAGAATTTTGATCGCGTCACGAGTGATGCATTCATCCGGCAGATGATTGGGATCGGAGCCCGGGTATTCACCTGTGTCGAGTACGTGCCCATGGAACCCGGGACGGAGAACCTGGTCCTGACAATTGAGCAGAAGAAGGTTTTACAGATTGTCCTTGCGGATTTCAACCGGAAGTTTCCGGCCCTCTTTATCGGGTTTCCCGGCGACGAGGACGCGTATGGCGGGTGCCTTGCAGCAGGCAGGGGTTTCGTGCATGTCAGTCCGTCGGGTGATCTCGAGCCCTGCCCGGCAGCCCCGTACTCGGATGCGAACCTTGCAACCGTGCCGCTGAAAGAGGCCCTCCAGTCCCGGCTGCTTGCCCGCCTGCGCGAGGTGCCGGAAGTCCTCACGGAATCGGAAGGTGGCTGTGCCCTCAGGGCAAACCGGGCATGGGTGCATGAACTCGTGGCCGGGGAATAA
- a CDS encoding PAS domain S-box protein, translated as MYSVLYVDDEPDLLEIAKLFLEQTGEFVVDTRISAHEALVSLKSAGYDAIISDYQMPGMDGIAFLREVRAVFGSLPFILFTGRGREEVVIEAINNGVDFYLQKGGDPRSQFAELSHKVRKAVEIRRVSGALQKNEERLRFALEGANDGIWDVNLATGEFYLSPRGCAIIGYAPGEIAGVARTWNELINPDDLPPTNNALAAYLEGKTEIFSAEQRLKTKSGSWKWVLSRGKVVGRDEKGNPLRMTGTHTDITDRKSAEDELRGAYEQIAAAEEELRAQYGELKENHDRIRLSEERLRRAEVVARTGHWEIHVDTKTMVASDGALAIYGVSESASPLSEIQKIPLPEYRATLDAALHALITECKPYDVEFTIQRPSDGMFRDIHSVAVYDPDRRVVLGIIHDITERKLFLEQLRESEQKFAAVFRSSPLLIAMTELDTQRIVDVNHEFEAWIGYSRDELLGRSFLEIFRWESQSQRDEIVTELTKGRIVRGRRVRFRTSNGEMRDVDFSARIIEANGKKNILSMGYDITAI; from the coding sequence ATGTATTCCGTGCTGTATGTCGATGATGAACCGGATCTTCTGGAAATCGCAAAACTGTTTCTTGAACAGACCGGGGAATTTGTTGTCGACACCAGGATTTCTGCACATGAAGCTCTCGTTTCCTTAAAAAGTGCCGGGTACGATGCGATCATCTCCGATTACCAGATGCCGGGAATGGACGGGATCGCATTTTTGAGGGAAGTCCGGGCAGTCTTCGGGAGCCTGCCATTCATTCTCTTCACCGGCCGGGGGCGGGAGGAGGTCGTGATCGAGGCGATCAACAACGGGGTGGATTTTTACCTCCAGAAAGGGGGGGATCCCCGGTCGCAGTTTGCCGAGCTTTCCCACAAGGTCAGGAAGGCCGTGGAGATACGAAGGGTTTCCGGGGCTCTCCAGAAAAACGAGGAGCGCCTCCGGTTCGCACTCGAAGGCGCAAACGACGGGATCTGGGACGTGAACCTTGCCACGGGCGAGTTTTACTTAAGCCCGCGGGGATGCGCAATCATCGGGTACGCACCCGGTGAGATCGCCGGGGTTGCACGGACATGGAACGAACTGATCAACCCCGATGATCTGCCCCCGACCAACAACGCACTTGCAGCATATCTCGAAGGCAAAACGGAAATATTCAGTGCAGAACAGCGTCTTAAGACGAAATCCGGTTCCTGGAAATGGGTTCTTTCCCGGGGCAAGGTTGTCGGACGGGACGAAAAAGGCAATCCGCTCCGCATGACCGGGACGCACACTGATATCACAGATCGGAAATCAGCAGAGGATGAACTCCGCGGGGCCTATGAACAGATCGCTGCCGCCGAAGAAGAGTTGCGGGCGCAGTACGGTGAGTTGAAAGAGAACCATGATCGTATCCGGCTGAGCGAGGAGCGTCTGCGGCGGGCGGAAGTGGTGGCCAGAACCGGCCACTGGGAAATACATGTTGATACGAAAACGATGGTAGCTTCTGATGGCGCACTGGCAATCTACGGGGTAAGCGAATCGGCAAGTCCGCTTTCAGAGATACAGAAAATCCCCCTGCCGGAATATCGCGCCACACTCGATGCAGCATTGCATGCACTCATTACGGAGTGCAAACCCTATGATGTGGAGTTCACGATCCAGAGACCGTCCGATGGCATGTTCAGGGACATTCACTCCGTTGCAGTCTATGATCCGGACCGGCGCGTGGTCCTCGGGATCATCCACGATATCACGGAGAGGAAATTGTTTCTTGAGCAGCTGCGCGAATCGGAGCAGAAATTCGCCGCTGTCTTCAGGTCGAGCCCGCTCCTGATCGCGATGACGGAACTTGATACCCAGCGTATCGTCGATGTTAACCATGAGTTCGAAGCCTGGATCGGGTATTCCCGGGATGAACTCCTCGGCAGGTCGTTCCTGGAGATTTTCCGGTGGGAGAGCCAGAGCCAGAGGGATGAGATTGTTACCGAACTTACGAAGGGCCGTATTGTCAGGGGCCGCCGTGTCCGGTTCCGTACGAGTAACGGGGAAATGCGGGATGTGGATTTCTCAGCCCGGATCATTGAAGCCAACGGCAAAAAGAACATCCTTTCCATGGGATACGATATCACGGCAATATAA